ttaaaatgtttactgaacatttgtcttggtgtgaacaggcctttactcaCTCAAAATCTTGCAGTGTGTAAATGGGCAAATATGCCACGCAAAGACATTGCTAAACAATCCTAATCGTCACACGTCATAACCGATTGTTATACACCAGTTTAAATGTGCAGAAATTAACAGtgcttttttggagcttgacagcccttGTTAGCtacttaacttttttatttttaagagcagaGAGTGAACATTGTTAAAAATTTCTCCTTTCTTGTTCCAAGGACAAATGaaagtcatgagggtgagtaaatgatgacagttttcatgtttgagtgaactatccctttaaaatgtgaGATGGGGTGGTCTCTCTAAGCAGACTCAGTTGCTCTGAGGGAACGGGGGAGTGGCAGCAGTGGCACTAGTGATGGTAAAGcctgtaggtggcgctgtcgagctaTGGCTGGGTTGCAGGTCTTTGGGGATCCCACTGTGGGAAGCCAGTTGGTGGCCGAAGGCTGCGCTAAACTGTGGGAGCTGTAGTTTAGGTTGGGTGGGGGTGAGAAGGTCACGTGAAGAGGGCGAGGATGAGGGTGAGGTGAGGCCAGTCAGGCCCGGTTGGGCTAGAGCAGAGAGAGCAGCGGTGGGCTGCAGGATTGTGGAGTGGGACATGGAGGGCGGGGTGGACAGAGCGGTGGAAAGCAGGTGAGTTTCAGCAGTGAGAAGGTTACCAAACTGTGCTGGGTCTGTGAGTGAAAGCGGGAGGTTATTCCAGGAGGTGCGCGGTGGCCCGGGCGCTCCACTCAAAGGCACCTCCAGCAAGAGATGCGGGTCGGTTTGATAAGAGGCACCATGTGGGGGTGAGATGTGATCCCTGTAGGGCGATGGCACATGCTCGCTGCTGTAATGACTACCTGGTGGGGACGAGTCTGGTTTGGGAGCTCGGGAAAACGTTCGTTCTGATAACCCACCATTGGGATTTGTAGAGGATGCGGTGGTGCTGCTCTGGGTTGGCTGGGGAGAAGGGGACGTTGGGAAATGATGGTCTGTCGGGGCGTGGAGGAGGTTTCCCTCCAGCTCTAGATTGGGAAAAGTCTCTGAAGCCATTCGGCCGTTTAGAAGGTCTCCGATGCCAGTTGCTGTGACCCCTGATCCCGAGAACACAGCCATGGTTCGGTGGTCTACTCCGTCTGCTGGGGTCAGTTCGCCCATTGTGGACAAACACACCAGGGAGTCGGGATATGACCCCATGGCCTGCAGGGCTCTGACCAGCTCCTCTGCCTCCTCTGTGGTGGGCAACAACTCTCCATTCTTACCTGAATCCACAAAGACAACTCAGACAAAGTGCAAACCAACCTACGGGCAAGTAGATTTTTTGAAGAAAACTTGAGTGTTGATTGGTAAATGCTAGTCTTTGTGATTTCTTGCTGGCCCAAATCAAAAGAGACTCCTCTAGACTACTCTAGAGTCTTTACCATATTTTGTTGTCATATAATCAGATGTGAACGTACCCTCAAAAAGGTCAAAATCCTGAAGATCATCGGGAAGTCTGGGCAGCACATCAGAGAAATCTTCCTGATTCAGCTCAAGATCATTGGGAATGTCAGGCATTTCGTTTGTGATGTCGTCAGGAAGCTCGTCTGCGCTGAGTTCAGGGGTTGACGGACTCCTGCTAGAGCGACAGGCAGAGAGTGAGTGCCAGCTTGACTTAAGTTGAATAAAGTCGGAAACATACTCTAAGAAGTACATGAATATGAATGTTGGCCAACACATTACAAGCACAGATCCTCTTGTGTTGTTGCTGTGGCGGTGACCTTCCCTTCATGCCTTTCATTGAACCGGAAGAGTTGCATTTCAGGTAACTAGCTATCAACATACAGACAGATTGTCTTACATTAACTAACTTTCTCAGCAAGATACTGTTATggtcataataataacaatttgtcCGAAATATTCGCAcgttaaaaataaatacgacctcacattacatcaatcatgtttacacactgcctctgaaATATCTGTccatcataaataaaaattatgatcaggttcaatttttccatttttcgcatccgtagcaagcattttgaaaGGTGTTTTGACGGTTCAGGGCCACCATACAAGCGACTGCCAAAATCCAGAATGGGGATTGTCAAGTTCATCCACTTCGTCTcgcagcacaaagcactgtatccttgcacactgagtttgCCCGGGATAATTCCACTGCTCCTTAATAAGGAGGGAGAACTCTCTATATCTCAGGATTGGATGGACccaatatttcctttctttttcttaaagaagagagaggacaacaaaatcatcctcactgctTGAAGACTCCATTTAGTGCTGTTTTACGATTAATTAATATGcatcagactcagtgtgcaaggtttctgtgTGTGATGAATTTTTAGGATTTCGAATACGAGAAAACGCGAAGAAAAATTTCGGACTAAGTGTGCAGAGACCTTTACTCTTTGATGACAGTAGTTGTCCTACTCTACTGGCTGTTACAGTATCCTTGTGACAACACTTGCAATACAACTTGCATTTGTCAGTTTTGTTACTATTCGAAACTGGACTTGGTCTCAAGACCATATTATCATGGTCTTGGTCTTGTAATGGTCTCAGCATAATACTGTGGATACATTTTGTGGTCCATGCCATCTAGGGCATATGATCTACTCTGTGCTGTCGTGacagaatttttaatatttactgtttaaGTGCTCTGTCCTGTTCCTGAAGATATACCTACTAGatctgtcaaaatggctgaaaaactaaatttgtattttgtgcttaaatattatcaaaattcaaattatattaaaatgtaaaaatcatatttcagttCAATTTCAGGCCACAAGAGAGCGCATCAAGCATAAGATAACATGACTATccgtgaaaaaagtgcataatgtttataaaccaattacaattaattaagttgcttaaacagctataaacaaaacagcatcatgtatgtattcatagtttaatacaaagggctgaaagccaatcacacagagtacatatttcatttaaaaacacgatCTGCAGTGggatggggggaaaaaacaccaTTAAGTGCCGAGAAGTTTTTTTCAATGttgaacttgcattaattttaaatggctttctaaacatgcggtcctagatataaaaacagttttttcccccatgccatctccagcttaaacagctaacatatgaatcattacctgtgttctgtaattttgtgttctgtaattcatttccataaatcattctacatcttaAATTATTGCCTTCttaagtattatgtaaatacatatgcatatctctattatttatacagttctatatagagtaaaaatgcacaaatctgtacataaatcagtctactgttccagattctttcacattatttattgctaagtcttgtttaatttatttttattttttgttctcatgtcagatgtgtatgcatgcatgtatgtatgtatgtatgtatgtaccaggagcacctttaaaaaaaaccacaacaaattccttgcgtgtttgcgcacacctgacgtataaagctaattctgattctctTGTGCGAGACACGAGGGCAACGgtgatgtccctctagaaaatgtgtgaaatatgcattctgtgtgaaaggcttggtttcagttttgacataAACTAGATATTCTCTGCATTGACGTTCTCTTTTCCCGCAATATTTTGTAATCAACAATGCAGCAGCGCCacatctagtggcttcaactggataggctgACAAAAACACTTACATCGTCATCACATCACGTGAgccactgataaggctgcctccttaacgcacacctaaaattcaaatgcaacgtttttgcattcgaatgtggatttatatttttttttttttaattcgacgaatattcaaaatttgaatttttttttgacagccctaatacctacctgcagagttcaattccaaccctgctccagcacacctgTTATATTATCTGTAATTATCAACtgctcctggaaaaaaaaaagtgcacctTAATTAGCTGGACttctccaggaacaggactgggTACCCCTTATTTACATGGTATGGATCATTCAGAGCCTCTTCTAGTCTCAATCTTGACTTGAACTCAACCTACTTGGGTCTTGAGCTAgacaccatgctggtttcatctggccagaggagaactggccccccgactgagccttgTTTCTTCCCTTCTGTCACCGGTGGAATTTAGGTTTCCTTGtcgtcgcctttggcttgcttagttggggacacttaatttctggcTATTTGAcactatttgaactgaactgaactgagctggatgatgagatcactgaatcaatgaactgactttaactgaaaaactgactgtttactattgtcttcttgcattatcgACACTATTTTCCTCTGTAacactataaagctgctttgacaatctgtattgtataaagcactatacgaataaaggtgacttgagttAGGACTCAAATGAGCTGGTCTTGACTACAACATTGGTATTTCTGATGTGTAAAAGGACACATTTTGAAAAGCAGCAACGAAAAATTTGTGACGCAAGACTGTGATGCATCTGAATGCAGGATATGCACCTGATATGGGCGTGGTGAGGGGGTAGTGAGAGGGAGGGCATTAGCAAGTTGCCCTGTGGCACAGCAGGAGGAATGGGCTTCTGCGGTCTGCGCGGACCTcgtcttcttttctttttgtgtttcttcGTCAGTGCAGGCGGCTTGGTCTTCTTACGTGGGCGccgcagctgctgctgctgactgCGTCTGTTGCCATCCCCACGCAGGAAATTATCCTGCCACACACACATTTGCGTACAACTTACATCCAGCTCTGTACGGTGTAAACAGATCCCTTTAAGGTTATCAAGATAAGCTGTGTGGTTTCTCACCATTTTCTTGGCATGTTCGTCACAAAGAGGTGTCTGGTGTGTGATGTCAAACACAGGAACAGAGCACTGCTGTCCATCAGCGAACCGCGCCGTGCAACTGGAGAACAGCTGCTGAGAGCGATTCAACAGGATATCTGCGTCAACGTGCTGTCAAGAACATAACACACTGGCATCTGACAACTGCACGTAGGTGTTGCTTGTGACTTGGCCCTTGTTCACACTGACAGTTCATCGTTTCATCACTAACATCTGGtcattttacttaaaggataCGCTGAAAACAGTGATGTGAAAACGGCAAAGCTATGTTGCTGCAGTTTTGACCCTTCGTGGTTCCCGTACACATTGTCCTTTCATACTTGTGTGAgctgaagaaataaaatcatttatacagacatattaaaaatgacacacaACCCTGAAATGCACACGATCCTTGCAAACATGTCATGTTCAACACACCAGGCTGAGGTCTGTGAGCTCTTGCTGAGTTTCTGAATGAGCTGTGCAGTGCAGTCTGGGTCTTTGCTTGCAGCATGGAGAAGAGCTTTCCGAAAGGCGTATCGGTATCTGCTGTGACGGGTGGCTGCCCTGTCCTGTCGGCACAGGTGTTTATACCTCTCCTGTAGGTATGTACATAGCTGCGCCAGACGTGCCCGCCGGGAAAGCGGCTTTTCATTGGAGGAGCTGatgcatacaaacaaaacaatcagtcTGGATAAGAACATGCTTGTTTTTCTCTAAAACATTTTgatctatatttttaaatggcat
This genomic stretch from Cyprinus carpio isolate SPL01 chromosome B9, ASM1834038v1, whole genome shotgun sequence harbors:
- the LOC109065092 gene encoding INO80 complex subunit D-like isoform X2; the protein is MYEGKHIHFSEVDNKPLCSYSPKLCKQRRLNGYAFCIRHVLEDKTAPFKQCEYVAKYNSQRCTNPIPKAEERRYCNSHLQVLGFIPKKERKKKQDALEEVRARAHVESVALNITVPSLALRDTNGLDGLPPSPLCSRLTPMPLSDSDILDPFAFYEEDTDGEESVAQKSSSKRKLPSRPVIGLRVTARDLEHRQPDIEHFSAVTEPCTLPTSPQPPPPPAPPPPQPSARLVQPPQHTDRPAYAQHGAVQTLLCKPAPPQTGPSVLSGLLPSAGVQNQPVSRRPVPAASPRPAAAQDCPQPRAVAMRPTAFTAPPVCLLRLQHLVQLYTQRQREHGDLFPHLGLDWSEDSSDDEDTEELVPLLPQAWRLQERSSHQSSSNEKPLSRRARLAQLCTYLQERYKHLCRQDRAATRHSRYRYAFRKALLHAASKDPDCTAQLIQKLSKSSQTSACSHKYERTMCTGTTKGQNCSNIALPFSHHCFQHILLNRSQQLFSSCTARFADGQQCSVPVFDITHQTPLCDEHAKKMDNFLRGDGNRRSQQQQLRRPRKKTKPPALTKKHKKKRRRGPRRPQKPIPPAVPQGNLLMPSLSLPPHHAHIRSPSTPELSADELPDDITNEMPDIPNDLELNQEDFSDVLPRLPDDLQDFDLFEGKNGELLPTTEEAEELVRALQAMGSYPDSLVCLSTMGELTPADGVDHRTMAVFSGSGVTATGIGDLLNGRMASETFPNLELEGNLLHAPTDHHFPTSPSPQPTQSSTTASSTNPNGGLSERTFSRAPKPDSSPPGSHYSSEHVPSPYRDHISPPHGASYQTDPHLLLEVPLSGAPGPPRTSWNNLPLSLTDPAQFGNLLTAETHLLSTALSTPPSMSHSTILQPTAALSALAQPGLTGLTSPSSSPSSRDLLTPTQPKLQLPQFSAAFGHQLASHSGIPKDLQPSHSSTAPPTGFTITSATAATPPFPQSN
- the LOC109065092 gene encoding INO80 complex subunit D-like isoform X1 → MYEGKHIHFSEVDNKPLCSYSPKLCKQRRLNGYAFCIRHVLEDKTAPFKQCEYVAKYNSQRCTNPIPKAEERRYCNSHLQVLGFIPKKERKKKQDALEEVRARAHVESVALNITVPSLALRDTNGLDGLPPSPLCSRLTPMPLSDSDILDPFAFYEEDTDGEESVAQKSSSKRKLPSRPVIGLRVTARDLEHRQPDIEHFSAVTEPCTLPTSPQPPPPPAPPPPQPSARLVQPPQHTDRPAYAQHGAVQTLLCKPAPPQTGPSVLSGLLPSAGVQNQPVSRRPVPAASPRPAAAQDCPQPRAVAMRPTAFTAPPVCLLRLQHLVQLYTQRQREHGDLFPHLGLDWSEDSSDDEDTEELVPLLPQAWRLQERSSHQSSSNEKPLSRRARLAQLCTYLQERYKHLCRQDRAATRHSRYRYAFRKALLHAASKDPDCTAQLIQKLSKSSQTSACSHKYERTMCTGTTKGQNCSNIALPFSHHCFQHILLNRSQQLFSSCTARFADGQQCSVPVFDITHQTPLCDEHAKKMDNFLRGDGNRRSQQQQLRRPRKKTKPPALTKKHKKKRRRGPRRPQKPIPPAVPQGNLLMPSLSLPPHHAHISRSPSTPELSADELPDDITNEMPDIPNDLELNQEDFSDVLPRLPDDLQDFDLFEGKNGELLPTTEEAEELVRALQAMGSYPDSLVCLSTMGELTPADGVDHRTMAVFSGSGVTATGIGDLLNGRMASETFPNLELEGNLLHAPTDHHFPTSPSPQPTQSSTTASSTNPNGGLSERTFSRAPKPDSSPPGSHYSSEHVPSPYRDHISPPHGASYQTDPHLLLEVPLSGAPGPPRTSWNNLPLSLTDPAQFGNLLTAETHLLSTALSTPPSMSHSTILQPTAALSALAQPGLTGLTSPSSSPSSRDLLTPTQPKLQLPQFSAAFGHQLASHSGIPKDLQPSHSSTAPPTGFTITSATAATPPFPQSN